Proteins co-encoded in one Astyanax mexicanus isolate ESR-SI-001 chromosome 1, AstMex3_surface, whole genome shotgun sequence genomic window:
- the LOC111189577 gene encoding TOG array regulator of axonemal microtubules protein 1-like, translating into MAAHSKKDEAGQVERVRRKKPSNIRAAPQAVGKGQGVEQPLVPPSLTSEDPLNRPEEALGQALCLLQDEEWERKTEGLRLVRALAEHHAEVLLPELHYVTTAVIAEVKNLRSIVSRDAITTMAHLFTHLQREMDSEVEGAARTLLHKAGETSLFIRQGVELALGTLVHHCSPGRVLQGLLAGGLRHRNPVCRAATSQSLLMLLQVVGVSHVLTGKKTFASEIIPAVSTLAFDAAQEVRTHARAALRYLGSHKKAESAVEKFVHLKDQSARSSQTQSCSQWWRTGTTSEEVDEAAAPPSSCKRLFLRVLVSEVTQFLGVLWGGGVSARWETHRPCGIGTSQSTSWECPAPKQALQSL; encoded by the exons ATGGCCGCCCACAGCAAGAAGGACGAAGCAGGTCAGGTGGAGCGAGTACGCAGGAAGAAGCCCAGTAACATCAGGGCAGCTCCTCAGGCCGTTGGGAAAGGTCAGGGAGTGGAGCAGCCACTGGTGCCGCCATCCCTGACCAGCGAGGATCCCCTCAACAGGCCTGAGGAAGCTCTCGGCCAGGCACTGTGCCTCCTGCAGGATGAGGAATG GGAAAGGAAGACCGAGGGACTACGGCTTGTGCGAGCTCTGGCTGAACACCACGCTGAGGTGCTGCTGCCAGAGCTCCACTACGTCACCACAGCCGTCATCGCGGAG GTTAAAAACCTCCGCAGCATAGTCTCTCGGGACGCTATTACAACCATGGCTCACCTGTTCACTCACCTGCAGAGGGAAATGGACAGTGAGGTAGAGGGCGCTGCTCGCACCCTCCTTCACAAGGCTGGGGAGACCAGCCTTTTTATAAGGCAGGGTGTGGAGCTAGCCCTCGGCACTTTAGTGCACCACTGTTCACCTGGCCGAGTCCTGCAGGGATTGCTGGCTGGTggactgag GCACAGAAACCCGGTCTGCAGGGCCGCCACCTCGCAGAGCCTGTTGATGCTCCTGCAGGTGGTCGGGGTTTCCCATGTGCTGACTGGCAAGAAAACGTTTGCGAGTGAAATCATTCCTGCCGTCAGCACACTGGCTTTCGACGCAGCCCAGGAAGTGAG GACCCACGCCCGAGCCGCTTTGCGGTATCTGGGCAGCCATAAAAAGGCTGAGAGCGCGGTGGAGAAGTTTGTTCATTTAAAAGACCAATCAGCA AGAAGCTCACAGACTCAGAGCtgttcacagtggtggagaaCAGGAACCACATCTGAAGAGGTGGATGAGGCAGCGGCTCCACCTTCCTCTTGCAAGAGGCTCTTTCTTAGAGTCCTGGTAAGTGAGGTAACCCAGTTTCTGGGCGTCCTCTGGGGAGGTGGGGTCTCTGCTCGGTGGGAAACGCACCGGCCCTGTGGCATCGGGACTTCCCAGTCAACCAGCTGGGAATGTCCCGCCCCCAAACAAGCCCTGCAAAGCTTGTGA